AGAATATCTATCTGCTGTAGACATTGACTTCAGGAATCAGCTCGCTATAACTATGGAGATTGGACGTGGGCTTCAGTTCCTCCACTCCCAAGGCATCGTTCACGCGGACCTAAAGCCAACAAACGTCCTCGTCTTTAGCAACGGCTTCAGCCAAGAGCAGCAGGAACTGTCGGGCAAACTCGGCATAGCATCAGTTCGCGCAAAACTTTGCGACTTTGGATACGCAGTCATCATCGACGACTACAAGTCCGAGAAGTTGTTTCAAGCGAGGATCGGTAGCTACCCTTGGATGGCGCCTGAGCTTGATGCCGAGGAGACTATCGAGTTGGAGAACCTTCACAAGACCGACATTTACTCTCTTGGATTGCTTGCTGCTAGCATTTTCATGAATGGCAGCTTGCCCTTTGAGGGGATCACACCGGATGAAGTCTCTGACATCAAGTCGAGGCTGAAGGAACATCCGGATGCGGCAGTTGCAACGGTGATGAAGAATATCAAGAACAAAGCCTCACTTGACGAGTATCAAGAGGAGTACGTACAAGTATTTCTCTCAGGGACATGCGTGCCCTGCCAGGCTGACAGAGTGTCGCTGTCTGCGATTCAAAGCTATCTGTTTCTGGGCATGATGCAACAACTTGGAAAGGGCAAACCGGCGATACCCCTGGAGTGGTTCCCCGACCTACGCGAGGCAGGAGAGAGCTATCAGTAAGTTGACACTCACAGCGGCTCCAAAGCCAAGTTAACTTGTCTCAGTGATGCTCTACAAGCGCTCGAGAAGAAGCATTCAAAGTCGGCACAGGTACGCAAGCCCAACCCAGACGAATGTGTCCCACGCTAACGATGGTCTCAAGAGAGAGACTGAGGAAGATCCCAATGTGCCGCAAATACTACTCGATCTTCGAAGAATGCGCGACGAAGTCATTTCCATTCAGATAGGCGACCCCGAGTTCGAAGAGACTCTGGCAAACGCATTCCAGGACCACAGCCTAAAACCAGCAAAGGTCCGAAAGTTTAGGAAGGCTTGGAAGACtgacgacgactttgagGAGAGTCAAGACTTTTTTGATCGGATGGATGAAGTTTTTGACCGAGCTATTCTTAAAACACCCGATGTGAGTTGACCTATCGTCATGTCGTTGACATCGTggcttattctttttagtTTGCGTTTGAGCACACTTTGACTGCCGCTTTGATGCCTCGCGTAGCTCGAAAGGAAGTCATCGAGGATCTCAAGGCAACGTGTGACTCGGACTACATCGAGGATCCGGTCGCACCATTCCATCTGGCTGGTGCGTATTTCAACGGCCAGGTTGTTGATCCATCAATCGAGGAAGGTCTCAAGTACCTCGCAACTTCAGCCGTGATGAAGAGCCCGGAGGCTGTCTCGCTGATTCTGAATGTCTTTGATGCCTGCGAGGCTTCTTTACCCGAGGACATCCGAGGTGACTTGCTGGCAATGATCAAGGTTTACGGGACGACGACATTTAGCGGTGCACAGGCAACTCTCTTTGATCACCCTGTCCCCAGACAGATTGAGCACCACACCGTTCTTGGAAACATCTGGTCCAAGCGATGGCCCGAAGAGTACGAAAAGTGGCTGACCACTGATCGGAGGATCCTCAACACCGTGTTTCCCGCCAACAATAACCCGCTGTACTTGAGAGCCGAGCCAAAGACTAGACAGCCAGAGTTTGACTTTGACCAGTTGACGACTTTCAAGATGGGCGGCCCTGACAAACTTGATCCTTCAAAGAGACTGGACTTTATAGAAGAAGTTGCTCGGCTCGGATGTCTTGAAGCCTGCAGTGACTACGGTTTCACGTTATTACAAGTCGCTGTTGTCAAGGACGACCTTGAAATGGTCAAGATTCTGGTGGTTGAGCTTGGGGCCTCTATCAACGCATACGGGAACACCTACGGCTGGACTCCGTTACTACTTGCCTGCCACTGTGGTTACTTCACAATGGCCAAGTGGCTGGTCGAGCACGGTGCAGATCCCACGATTCGAGAAGAGCTCAACGGGGCAACGATTCTTCACTCTTTGCACCGGTTCTCTAACCGTCAAGAGTGTGAGGAGATCCTCGACATTGCTCTTTCTGCAGATATCGACATAAACGCCCCTCTCAAGAATGGGCTCACGCCGCTTCATGCTACATTCTCGGGCTGGGACTACTCCGCAGGAACAGCTGCGAGACTTCTTCTCGAGTATGGCGCAGATCCAACGAGACAGGCAGAAGAGTGGGATGGGCACTTTGGATTTGTGACTCCCATCACCCTAGCCGCCCAGGTGCTCGACGTTGACTTGATACTCGAGATGATATCGGCAGCAGAGTCCTTCATCTCTATTGCTGGTCTATCCGCACGTCGTCAACTCAGTCATGCCAAAGCACAAGCATTCTCCGCCCTGACAACAAGAACTCGGTTCTACTACATGGCGACTGCGGGGCGTGGCTACATGAACAAGCTTGAGGCCGCCATCTCCCTCCTGGCAGATAAAGACATGCGCGACATTGTAGATGAGCGACGAGCGGAGGATGAACGGGTGGCGGACACTTGCTTGGCAATGTCGATTCACAAGGCTCGAGGATTTTTCATCGAGGCGCTTTTGAATGTCTTTCCTGACACGAAGGTTGATGTTCCATTTGAAGGATTACCACGAACATTTCTGCAGATTGCCATTGAACGACGAAGCATCGAAGCTATGCGATGTTTGATACGACATGGCGCAAATCTTCTTGCCAAGGACATACGAGGTCGAAATGCGCTTCAAGTGGCAGCTCACTACTTTCCGGCTGTACTTCCAGAGTTGGTCAACCTCATGGAGGGGCTGCCACTTGAGAAACGGGGAGGCAAGACGATCAAAGAGATCTTGGAGAGTCAGGACAATTCCGGCCACACGCTTTTTGCCCAGCTACTCCTCGAAGGGTACGATGAGGAGAGGCAGCTTGCAGAGTCTCTTCGGGTAAAATACGGGCTGCAACACGATTACAAGATGGGAGGGGATGGTGACGAGTGGATGACCCTTGTCGGGTACATGGTttcggctgctgctgctgacggTCTCATCCCGATCGAGCATGTGCAGTACTTGCTTGACTTGGATCCAGCACCGGAGTATGTCTGTGACTCTGAGGGTAGAACGCTGCTTTCTTTGGTAGTCCAAGGGTTCTCGGGCTGTAAGCCTAACAGCAATGTCTGACAAGGAATCATATGCTAACGATGTCGCAGCGCGAAACTTGTACGATCTACCCTGTCACCAGATCACAGCCATGCTACTGCAGAAATATCCTGGCTACGATACCATTTTTACCCGCTCCAAGACACAACGCACTGTTCTTCACGTTGCTGCCTACTG
This region of Fusarium falciforme chromosome 5, complete sequence genomic DNA includes:
- a CDS encoding Protein kinase domain-containing protein: MADFQSLSIYTAAPSATELVNRPDKTFAVKGQAEFLAVAIALDVPILSANNNVIASMNTLSAGAGASFSVFASSEEMKLNPEEDFLNPSQQVQKLVNKAKSGNKFRRYVTKKIVTAQGFASDDSRQLAAVINEMRILSDETIRQCDFIVSMLAVSWSESPSLGRFWPQVLLEAADEGTLAEYLSAVDIDFRNQLAITMEIGRGLQFLHSQGIVHADLKPTNVLVFSNGFSQEQQELSGKLGIASVRAKLCDFGYAVIIDDYKSEKLFQARIGSYPWMAPELDAEETIELENLHKTDIYSLGLLAASIFMNGSLPFEGITPDEVSDIKSRLKEHPDAAVATVMKNIKNKASLDEYQEEYVQVFLSGTCVPCQADRVSLSAIQSYLFLGMMQQLGKGKPAIPLEWFPDLREAGESYHDALQALEKKHSKSAQRETEEDPNVPQILLDLRRMRDEVISIQIGDPEFEETLANAFQDHSLKPAKVRKFRKAWKTDDDFEESQDFFDRMDEVFDRAILKTPDFAFEHTLTAALMPRVARKEVIEDLKATCDSDYIEDPVAPFHLAGAYFNGQVVDPSIEEGLKYLATSAVMKSPEAVSLILNVFDACEASLPEDIRGDLLAMIKVYGTTTFSGAQATLFDHPVPRQIEHHTVLGNIWSKRWPEEYEKWLTTDRRILNTVFPANNNPLYLRAEPKTRQPEFDFDQLTTFKMGGPDKLDPSKRLDFIEEVARLGCLEACSDYGFTLLQVAVVKDDLEMVKILVVELGASINAYGNTYGWTPLLLACHCGYFTMAKWLVEHGADPTIREELNGATILHSLHRFSNRQECEEILDIALSADIDINAPLKNGLTPLHATFSGWDYSAGTAARLLLEYGADPTRQAEEWDGHFGFVTPITLAAQVLDVDLILEMISAAESFISIAGLSARRQLSHAKAQAFSALTTRTRFYYMATAGRGYMNKLEAAISLLADKDMRDIVDERRAEDERVADTCLAMSIHKARGFFIEALLNVFPDTKVDVPFEGLPRTFLQIAIERRSIEAMRCLIRHGANLLAKDIRGRNALQVAAHYFPAVLPELVNLMEGLPLEKRGGKTIKEILESQDNSGHTLFAQLLLEGYDEERQLAESLRVKYGLQHDYKMGGDGDEWMTLVGYMVSAAAADGLIPIEHVQYLLDLDPAPEYVCDSEGRTLLSLVVQGFSGSRNLYDLPCHQITAMLLQKYPGYDTIFTRSKTQRTVLHVAAYWSNKTALQMIKDHVQRNYPGKSVPWNLIEGGNTVLDFASLGVREKALPALGPEGNKVATRSTKKAALECYKFLRESGALHNWELQGTMVATRLLIYKVDFVKTGLFMRVATERLGLGAPEMDLDGVIEVADTCSPGARLIRLPVVQLAWRYNNFFLRFYSVRVSSLAMEGFEQFRAWFEKRMTKDDPQFYESLNLPPGLYPYKTLNYKHSVPHTNETVEWTRTGRIWTEGECDGLRARFSALWDVFFGENEREFLEKLAE